A genomic region of Pseudomonadota bacterium contains the following coding sequences:
- a CDS encoding serine/threonine-protein kinase: MTSPTTPRDPQRWQRIEVAFYEALDKPHEEAYRWLAARDDLAEDLRAEVRALLEAHHEAGEVFEDVVSGAADEVFTQAQHHLGQTIGAYMLVRELGRGGMGSVYLAERSDAQFTHQVAIKLVQQQLPSPYLIERFKAERQILARLSHPNIARLLDGGATEQGYPYIVMEYVQGRPIDAYCDEHRLGLRERLALFRQVCHAVHYAHQRLVVHRDLKPANILITEGGEPKLLDFGIAKLLVQEEPTGSADFTRTGQALMTPAYASPEQVRGEPITLASDVYALGVLLYRLLSGQAPYSVEGSRPAEIEKLICLTQPVRPSQRVGETPSAAATLGLDGDRLQRTLRGELDNIVLTALRKEPDRRYGSVLALASDLDNYLQGRAVNAQPDTVTYRLRKFVARNRLAVGATGAIVTLSTGFAFNSAQQAERIAAERDAAQRARTDAVQEQQRAEVISTFLIDLLTNNDPQISQGREITVREILDRGAAQVQRDLSSQPVLTARLLDTMGYAYLKLGDYAQAHSLLEQAFALQDTPDTNPSEGRTATLLHLGELAHAQDRLAQAKDLLEEAIEQSVLVHGEESERTATALDELGNVYRTEGDFLAAEPLHRRSLAAREQARDASPASTAHPKHNLAALLNNLGRYQEAEALAREAIAELTQAFGPQDSRVLNTQMVLAIALEEQGDTQASLQIMRRVVQGQRAVYGEDHPRLHNTLNNLGAALFEANRYEEGEQVLREALAMGLTLHGDHNNRTDALILNNLAWGLEKADRVPEAEGIYRQSLAARIAVYGETSGRVASVYSNLAGNLNTQGRLEEAEAYAYKALDLMRHLYEDDNQRVSNVRLKIGDNQLRQGKPAEAAPMLRSALIFYERELPEDHPTLAVVRATLGRCLVQLGEYTEAEPLLLAAYEVYAALPTLPTQRATEATQALVSLYERLGQADNVARWQALVPRVAN; encoded by the coding sequence ATGACCTCGCCAACGACACCCCGTGATCCGCAGCGCTGGCAGCGCATTGAGGTCGCATTCTACGAAGCCCTCGATAAGCCCCACGAGGAAGCGTATCGCTGGCTAGCGGCTCGCGACGACCTGGCGGAAGATCTGCGCGCGGAGGTACGCGCCCTGCTAGAGGCCCATCACGAGGCCGGCGAGGTCTTTGAAGACGTGGTATCCGGCGCTGCCGACGAGGTGTTCACGCAAGCGCAGCACCACCTAGGGCAGACGATCGGTGCCTACATGCTGGTACGTGAGCTAGGTCGCGGCGGCATGGGCAGCGTATACCTCGCCGAACGCAGCGATGCGCAATTCACCCATCAGGTGGCGATCAAGCTGGTACAGCAGCAGCTGCCGAGCCCCTACCTGATCGAGCGCTTCAAGGCAGAGCGCCAAATCCTCGCGCGCCTGAGCCATCCCAACATTGCCCGCCTGCTCGACGGGGGCGCGACGGAGCAGGGTTACCCCTACATCGTGATGGAGTACGTGCAGGGCAGGCCCATCGATGCCTACTGCGACGAGCACCGCCTCGGCCTGCGTGAGCGCCTGGCCCTGTTTCGCCAGGTATGCCACGCGGTGCACTACGCCCACCAGCGCCTGGTGGTGCACCGGGACCTGAAGCCGGCCAACATCCTGATCACCGAGGGCGGCGAGCCCAAGCTACTCGACTTCGGCATCGCCAAGCTGCTGGTCCAGGAAGAGCCGACGGGCAGCGCTGATTTCACCCGCACGGGCCAGGCCCTGATGACGCCCGCTTACGCCAGCCCCGAACAGGTGCGCGGCGAGCCCATCACCCTCGCGAGCGATGTCTACGCCCTGGGCGTGCTGCTCTATCGCCTGCTGAGCGGCCAAGCCCCCTATTCGGTGGAGGGTTCACGACCCGCCGAGATCGAAAAGCTAATCTGCCTCACACAGCCGGTGCGGCCCAGCCAGCGCGTGGGAGAGACGCCCAGCGCCGCCGCCACGCTCGGCCTCGACGGCGATCGCCTGCAGCGCACCCTGCGGGGCGAGCTCGACAACATCGTGCTCACGGCCCTGCGCAAGGAGCCGGATCGTCGCTACGGCTCCGTCCTCGCCTTGGCTAGCGATCTTGATAACTACCTGCAGGGGCGGGCCGTCAACGCCCAGCCCGACACGGTGACCTATCGCCTGCGTAAGTTCGTGGCACGCAATCGCCTGGCGGTGGGGGCTACCGGCGCCATCGTGACCCTCAGCACGGGCTTCGCCTTCAACAGCGCACAACAGGCCGAGCGTATCGCCGCCGAGCGCGACGCGGCCCAGCGCGCACGGACCGATGCCGTGCAGGAGCAGCAGCGGGCGGAGGTCATCTCGACCTTCCTCATCGACCTGCTCACCAACAACGACCCCCAGATCTCCCAGGGCCGGGAAATCACCGTGCGCGAGATCCTGGACCGAGGCGCCGCCCAGGTGCAGCGGGATCTTTCGTCGCAGCCAGTGCTCACGGCCCGCCTGCTGGACACGATGGGCTACGCCTACCTCAAGCTCGGCGACTACGCGCAGGCGCATTCGCTCCTGGAACAGGCTTTCGCCCTGCAGGACACGCCCGACACCAACCCCAGCGAGGGGCGCACAGCTACACTCCTACACCTTGGCGAACTCGCCCACGCGCAAGACCGCCTGGCGCAAGCCAAAGACCTGCTGGAAGAGGCGATCGAACAGTCCGTGCTCGTGCATGGCGAGGAGAGCGAACGCACCGCGACAGCCCTGGATGAGCTCGGCAACGTCTATCGGACGGAGGGAGACTTTCTCGCCGCCGAGCCCCTGCACCGGCGCTCCCTCGCGGCCCGAGAGCAGGCCCGCGATGCGAGCCCCGCCAGCACCGCCCACCCCAAGCACAATCTGGCCGCGCTACTGAACAACCTGGGGCGCTACCAGGAAGCCGAGGCCCTCGCCCGCGAAGCCATCGCCGAGCTCACGCAGGCCTTCGGCCCCCAGGACTCCAGGGTGCTCAACACCCAGATGGTGTTGGCCATCGCATTGGAAGAGCAGGGCGATACGCAGGCGTCGCTACAGATCATGCGACGGGTCGTGCAGGGGCAGAGGGCGGTCTATGGCGAGGATCATCCTCGCTTGCACAACACCTTGAACAACCTTGGCGCTGCCCTGTTCGAAGCGAATCGCTACGAGGAGGGCGAACAGGTGCTGCGCGAGGCGCTGGCCATGGGACTCACGCTCCACGGCGACCACAACAACCGCACCGACGCCCTGATCCTCAACAACTTAGCGTGGGGGCTGGAGAAGGCGGACCGCGTCCCCGAGGCCGAGGGGATCTATCGCCAGTCCCTCGCCGCGCGCATCGCCGTCTATGGCGAGACCAGCGGCCGCGTGGCCAGCGTGTACAGCAATCTGGCCGGTAACCTCAACACCCAGGGGCGCCTGGAGGAGGCCGAGGCCTACGCCTACAAAGCCCTCGACCTGATGCGCCATCTCTACGAGGATGACAACCAGCGGGTCTCCAACGTCCGTCTGAAGATCGGCGACAACCAACTTCGCCAGGGCAAGCCCGCCGAGGCGGCGCCGATGCTGCGCTCCGCATTGATCTTCTACGAACGAGAACTGCCGG
- a CDS encoding sigma-70 family RNA polymerase sigma factor, with product MKQPPTEVTRLLQQWRVGDDAALGRLTPLVYEELRRVAQHFMRSENAAHTLQPTALINEAYLRMVGADVDWQDRVHFFSMAARIMRRILVDHARAKGSAKRGGDQLQVSIDDRTLAAGDRDQTLIALDDSLEDLAHFDARKANIIELFFFGGLGYEEIGEVLEISRATVYRELSLAKAWLYNDLANDTP from the coding sequence GTGAAGCAGCCCCCCACAGAGGTCACCCGCCTGCTCCAGCAATGGCGCGTGGGCGATGACGCCGCGCTGGGGCGCCTAACCCCTCTGGTCTACGAGGAACTACGGCGCGTAGCGCAGCATTTCATGCGTTCGGAGAACGCGGCGCACACGCTGCAGCCCACGGCGCTGATCAACGAGGCGTACCTGCGCATGGTGGGTGCCGATGTGGATTGGCAAGATCGCGTGCACTTCTTCAGCATGGCGGCCCGCATCATGCGCCGGATCCTAGTGGACCACGCCCGCGCCAAGGGCAGCGCCAAGCGCGGCGGGGATCAGCTCCAGGTGTCCATCGACGATCGCACCCTTGCCGCCGGCGACCGGGACCAAACGCTGATCGCCCTGGACGATTCACTGGAAGATCTTGCCCACTTCGATGCGCGCAAGGCCAACATCATCGAGCTCTTCTTCTTCGGCGGCTTGGGTTACGAGGAGATAGGTGAGGTGCTGGAGATCTCGCGCGCCACCGTCTACCGCGAACTCAGCCTCGCCAAGGCCTGGCTCTACAATGACCTCGCCAACGACACCCCGTGA